A region of Epinephelus fuscoguttatus linkage group LG1, E.fuscoguttatus.final_Chr_v1 DNA encodes the following proteins:
- the espl1 gene encoding separin — protein sequence MKCLKVDEYIKRTASVKETKLLLEELQDYVKSRPGLQGRTLCDRIIRACNHQLGAGSPNFDHVSHLVQLVELSLQGYDISAALVAQSSPLYMEKIIFHIAKKLSSLEAHSLCSHVAGLLYSRLTPAQQGEDYYVLVRSCFSVLWNGLSATKDRKILNPCDRLHCQMQALSFLLLLDTENATTSFSKAPIYAEDAITEFESSCEAVNKDDASFLLQEMHTLFSRCWTGGRGCEGDRSKQSTEKSSLYTLSEIALVAVKVLCRAGHYDLASIFLNEIESKFRDCADCQCTAVVLGKWAVKIHSAMKAGGETGQALTECARALRSLSADLGDREAHAVLEGCGLVVWAVESGHNKGLSGPVLLAWFSFLEEHQERILKMQKKNSTCQAEGSKLQQALCFSIYQGFVFAYESMLASQLENSDTLDRVLLYCQATAGLMMTELRKLSSESLLVKAVIAVSNLACGFYNRRLYDQAFTLVEILCRDLCKNCPASLSVDRLSRPFMLAVQTSRRAGQLERALDWVILWLKALGDSIIAHMAEPVSLWVKTKTDAARNSEEDIRLRTLRDGFGPDVPDEQVMLCLLEEELRAYKEVAGDTAQERYNTLCDLLDICHEESSHTHLRAVYLCEMAQVVCYQDFSEQTDCAAVDFTHEALRLLEEEPETPENADRLKDDKAHVLLWLYICTLEKNLQEAIERDNKRRELREQTRCAVNPIGTNDFDYEDKQKTQDSIQVYEGLHFSLAAENKLCKPLERALDEWSALLQSRGLPSVRNPKQTCSSITVAAALFKLMGKPLKALEAYQLATGLSRHLADAHGCASSLCQSASLLLDLGTPDLALAQLEQAEKFLTSVTSAADGPSSLSMLAILLKAQYCYSTGQMDRGVRYLCEVVKEVTEQRQSKSWYLLRARMLQTCSSYLSLDTAALPQTQRSQITQHGINSPDAALYESLKLLCSLLVTLVGKGLYGSNGSSSDVRFIDQGDNLVLKWQLLSELLNCSVKMVAVRSSCGAINDARLQCLEALKLGIKLQALSQCAELLVMKAELELMQGEREECGIDLDKVRNLLDLCTDFSDQVQKAEVKIKPRKGRPAKKPQSPLPALEDDLTGILSTRWIGKEPVVKDLASSPPLKAQPRRWLSSLAHESDCHCPCCSEPCLGRATARWAATQADLVFQLDPNEAKVTFKLQAATLARCKSVVAKLGAKLAKLFPPCGPAKTSIKPSLMQDVVGRVYLRMALSGLEPRLNKVCSIWKVLEAGLTFVDSTPSPVLGPVRAGLMATKAIVSLVTLAAKKGCTPEELFSNAWTWNAPKELKSGQKAVPPSSSLKKPKESIKNPDIPDKTKEAKKVKVVKPRIQVTSSSAKGKGLVPMTPVMVKSKPCVGDLGSFDFNTVVPTLACTPVQKVRAPASVQRAPRTAPKLQFHVYEELSPVQDKAQPVPAAPRRTKKSRFKVEFSDESDTEANSQAEPKEKTDVPKKQTTTRRVAQNRKTASEPPAEKAPPKRQVRGRKTTAAPRATSSEDDETLVCQPASTRRGRTRREVSRAEADSMEEPDKMRTIEEETTEVLDISIEQLRTSDTESEDNPASRKDIDIDFEVLRRDLCCGLERDDLSELRSRGHLREGPQTHLSHSDTRPDNLSLEDVESLLRSAWLAIQHFPSPTIYPTLCGLLALTQGQQDPMTTAMLHAQSLGITSRHRTIRHLASCLKKLRKATSELADKMDALSLSELSPNESKTSTEQRLLQLENIFSFPTADSSTFPKSHCQEFIQQIQHLPPGVTVCVMSVLGVKPGETGDSIILSRLEKGSAPVTVHIPTSKQQHPISWLVQEIDSIQVEQKAVSCVSEKAKWWEGRRALDSRVERLLKEMEGLLGCWRSLVLPLSLDPGLSKQAQNLCKSLSAKGVTVSEEMLKAVLSASPVLSQDDLKRFALGVFPQWDTECDQLLQTAVSRLADRDEPHGHVVLILDRYLQKLPWESISILKSHSVSRMPSLHSLIGLSLQKETDSQSILKQGVDTRQVFYVLDPDANLGNSQDRFKEWFSSKLDWDGVCGVAPDSGQLEEAVATKDLYIYVGHGAGARFLDSQAVLKRQMRVASLLFGCSSAALAVRGDQEGQGIILNYLIAGCPFVLGNLWDVTDRDIDRFTKALLESWLTAGSGAPLLDYMGPSRQATHLKYLIGAAPVVYGLPVHLK from the exons ATGAAGTGTTTGAAGGTGGACGAATACATCAAGCGGACTGCCTCTGTAAAAGAGACGAAGCTTCTACTTGAAGAACTACAG GATTATGTGAAGAGTCGGCCAGGCCTTCAGGGTCGCACACTGTGTGACAGGATCATCAGAGCCTGTAACCATCAACTTGGAGCTGGATCCCCTAATTTTGACCATGTCAGTCACTTGGTGCAGCTGGTGGAGCTTTCCCTTCAGGGCTATGATATTTCTGCAGCACTTGTTGCTCAGAGCAGTCCTCTCTACATGGAAAAGATCATTTTCCATATTGCCAAGAAGCTGAGCTCCCTCGAAGCTCATAGTCTGTGTAGCCATGTAGCTGGGTTGCTTTACAGCAGGCTCACCCCAGCCCAACAG GGTGAGGACTACTATGTTCTTGTGCGGAGCTGCTTCTCAGTGCTCTGGAACGGACTGTCTGCTACCAAAGACAGGAAAATCCTGAACCCCTGCGATAGACTCCACTGCCAGATGCAAGCTCTGAGTTTTCTCCTGTTGTTGGACACAGAAAATGCAACCACCTCATTCTCCAAAGCTCCTATATATGCAGAAGATGCCATCACTGAATTTGAGAGTAGCTGTGAAGCGGTAAACAAGGATGATGCTTCTTTTCTTCTCCAGGAAATGCACACACTTTTCAGCAGATGCTGGACAGGTGGTCGAGGCTGTGAGGGGGACAGGTCCAAGCAGTCAACTGAGAAGTCAAGTTTGTACACGCTTTCTGAAATAGCGCTTGTTGCAGTGAAGGTGCTCTGTAGGGCCGGCCACTATGATCTGGCCTCCATCTTCTTGAATGAAATTGAGAGCAAGTTCAGAGACTGCGCTGACTGtcagtgtactgctgtggtGCTCGGCAAATGGGCAGTCAAGATTCATTCTGCGATGAAGGCTGGCGGGGAGACTGGCCAGGCTTTGACAGAGTGTGCCAGGGCCTTGAGGTCTCTTTCAGCTGACCTGGGGGACAGAGAAGCTCATGCAGTCCTAGAAGGTTGTGGACTGGTGGTGTGGGCTGTTGAAAGTGGCCACAACAAGGGATTAAGCGGACCAGTGCTCCTGGCttggttttcttttcttgaggAGCACCAGGAACGGATATTAAAGATGCAAAAGAAG AATTCGACATGCCAGGCTGAGGGCAGCAAACTGCAACAGGCCCTCTGCTTCAGCATTTACCAAGGCTTCGTTTTTGCTTATGAGAGCATGCTCGCATCACAG cTGGAGAACAGTGACACACTGGACAGAGTGCTGCTGTACTGCCAAGCCACGGCTGGACTGATGATGACTGAACTGCGTAAACTGTCAAGTGAAAGCCTTCTCGTCAAAGCTG TGATTGCTGTGAGCAACTTAGCATGTGGATTTTACAATCGGCGTCTCTATGACCAGGCCTTCACACTGGTTGAGATCCTCTGCAGGGATCTGTGCAAGAATTGCCCCGCCTCACTGTCAGTCGATAGG TTGAGCCGACCCTTCATGCTGGCTGTGCAGACGTCTCGGCGGGCTGGACAACTGGAGCGAGCGCTGGACTGGGTGATCCTGTGGCTGAAGGCTCTGGGTGACAGCATCATCGCTCATATGGCTGAACCAGTCTCTCTGTGGGTGAAAACAAAGACTGACGCTGCCCGTAACTCAGAAGAAGACATCCGTCTCAG GACATTGCGTGATGGTTTCGGTCCTGACGTCCCAGATGAGCAAGTAATGCTTTGCCTTTTGGAGGAAGAGCTGCGTGCCTATAAGGAGGTGGCAGGAGACACGGCCCAGGAGCGTTACAACACACTCTGTGATCTGCTGGACATCTGCCATGAGGAGAGCTCCCACACCCATCTACGTGCTGTCTACCTCTGTGAAATGGCCCAAGTTGTGTGCTACCAGGATTTCAGTGAACAGACAGACTG TGCTGCAGTTGATTTTACCCATGAAGCTTTGCGGCTACTTGAGGAAGAACCAGAGACTCCAGAGAACGCTGACAGGCTGAAGGATGACAAGGCCCATGTTTTACTTTGGCTCTACATCTGCACTCTTGAGAAGAATCTTCAAGAG GCCATTGAAAGAGACAACAAACGGCGAGAGCTGCGTGAGCAAACCCGCTGTGCAGTCAATCCCATAGGAACCAATGACTTTGATTACGAAGACAAACAGAAGACACAAGACAGCATCCAGGTCTATGAAGGCCTGCATTTCAGTCTGGCTGCAGAGAACA aGTTGTGCAAGCCTTTGGAAAGAGCACTGGATGAGTGGTCTGCTCTTCTGCAGAGTCGAGGCCTGCCATCTGTCCGAAACCCCAAACAGACCTGCAGCTCCATCACTGTGGCTGCAGCTCTCTTCAAACTCATGGGAAAG CCTCTAAAGGCTTTGGAAGCTTACCAACTTGCGACTGGACTCTCACGTCATCTTGCTGATGCCCACGGATGTGCCAGCTCCCTCTGTCAATCAGCCAGCCTCCTCCTGGATCTGGGCACCCCTGACCTGGCTTTG GCCCAGTTGGAGCAGGCAGAGAAGTTTCTTACGTCTGTAACCTCCGCTGCTGATGGACCATCTTCTCTGTCTATGCTGGCTATTCTGTTGAAAGCTCAGTACTGCTACAGCACAGGACAG ATGGATCGTGGAGTGCGTTATCTGTGTGAGGTGGTCAAAGAAGTGACTGAGCAGCGGCAGTCAAAGAGCTGGTACCTGCTGCGTGCTCGGATGCTCCAGACCTGCAGCTCCTATCTGAGTTTGGACACAGCTGCACTGCCACAAACCCAGCGGAGCCAGATCACACAGCATG GTATAAATAGCCCAGACGCCGCCTTGTATGAAAGTCTGAAGCTTCTCTGCAGCCTGCTGGTCACTTTAGTGGGGAAGGGCCTTTATGGATCTAACGGCAGCAGCTCAGACGTGCGCTTCATAGACCAAG GAGATAACTTGGTGCTGAAGTGGCAGCTGCTCTCAGAGCTGTTGAACTGCTCTGTGAAGATGGTGGCTGTGAGGAGCAGCTGTGGCGCCATCAATGATGCCAGGCTCCAGTGTCTCGAAGCTCTCAAACTGGGCATCAAGCTGCAAGCACTCAGCCA atgTGCTGAGCTCCTGGTGATGAAAGCTGAGTTGGAGCTGAtgcagggggagagagaggaatgTGGAATTGATTTGGACAAAGTCAGAAACCTCCTGGACCTCTGTACAG aTTTTTCTGATCAGGTGCAGAAGGCAGAAGTGAAAATCAAACCTAGGAAAGGTCGCCCAGCGAAAAAACCTCAGTCACCTCTTCCTGCCTTGGAGGACGATCTTACAGGCATCCTGAGCACTCGGTGGATTGGCAAAGAACCTGTAGTGAAGGATCTGGCCAGCTCCCCACCTCTCAAGGCCCAGCCTCGCCGCTGGCTCTCCTCGCTGGCGCATGAATCTGATTGCCACTGCCCCTGCTGCTCTGAGCCCTGTCTGGGCCGCGCCACTGCTCGCTGGGCAGCCACACAGGCTGATCTGGTTTTCCAGCTGGATCCCAATGAAGCCAAAGTCACTTTCAAACTTCAAGCAGCAACATTAGCTCGCTGTAAGAGTGTTGTTGCCAAACTTGGGGCAAAATTGGCTAAACTCTTCCCTCCCTGTGGCCCTGCCAAAACCTCCATTAAACCCTCTCTGATGCAGGACGTGGTGGGCCGTGTGTACCTTCGCATGGCCCTGTCTGGGCTGGAACCAAGGCTTAACAAGGTCTGCAGTATATGGAAAGTACTGGAAGCTGGCTTGACATTTGTTGATTCCACCCCCTCTCCTGTGTTAGGACCTGTGAGAGCAGGCCTCATGGCAACCAAAGCTATCGTGTCATTGGTTACCTTAGCTGCAAAAAAAGGCTGCACCCCAGAGGAGCTCTTCTCAAATGCTTGGACTTGGAATGCACCCAAAGAGCTGAAATCAGGACAGAAAGCAGTTCCTCCATCATCCTCGCTGAAGAAGCCTAAAGAGTCCATTAAAAACCCAGATATTCCTGACAAAACAAAGGAGGCAAAGAAGGTCAAGGTTGTCAAGCCCAGGATTCAAGTGACAAGCTCCTCAGCCAAAGGAAAGGGCCTGGTTCCCATGACACCGGTAATGGTGAAATCAAAGCCATGTGTTGGGGACCTTGGCTCTTTTGACTTCAACACAGTGGTGCCCACTTTGGCCTGTACTCCTGTTCAAAAGGTTAGAGCCCCTGCATCCGTGCAGAGAGCACCAAGGACTGCCCCGAAGCTACAGTTTCATGTGTATGAGGAGTTGTCGCCAGTTCAAGACAAAGCCCAACCTGTGCCTGCTGCCCCCAGACGCACAAAGAAATCACGTTTCAAG GTGGAGTTTAGTGATGAGAGCGACACAGAAGCCAACAGCCAGGCAGAGCCCAAAGAAAAGACAGATGTTCCTAAAAAGCAAACCACCACAAGAAGAGTTGCCCAAAACCGTAAAACAGCCTCAGAACCACCTGCAGAGAAGGCACCACCCAAGAGGCAGGTCAGGGGGAGGAAGACCACTGCAGCGCCACGAGCAACTTCCTCTGAGGATGACGAGACTTTGGTCTGTCAGCCGGCCTCAACGAGGAGAGGAAGAACCAGGAGGGAGGTGTCCAGGGCGGAGGCAGATTCAATGGAGGAGCCAGACAAGATGAGGACCATTGAGGAGGAAACTACTGAAGTTCTGGACATAAGCATTGAGCAGCTCAGGACATCAGACACTGAGAGTGAAGACAATCCTGCTTCAAGAAAAGATATTG ACATAGATTTTGAGGTGTTGCGGAGGGATCTGTGTTGTGGTTTGGAGAGAGACGACTTGTCTGAGCTGAGGAGCAGAGGTCATCTGAGAGAAGGTCCACAAACCCACCTCTCTCATTCAGACACCAGGCCAG acAATCTCTCCCTGGAGGATGTTGAGTCATTGCTCCGCTCAGCCTGGTTGGCCATCCAGCACTTCCCCTCCCCCACCATCTACCCAACCCTCTGTGGTCTTCTGGCCCTGACCCAGGGGCAGCAGGACCCCATGACTACAGCGATGCTGCATGCCCAGTCATTGGGCATCACAAGTCGCCATCGCACAATCAGGCATTTAGCCAGCTGTTTAAA AAAGCTGAGAAAGGCGACAAGTGAGCTAGCAGACAAGATGGATGCACTGAGTCTCAGTGAGCTCAGTCCGAACGAGTCCAAGACCTCTACCGAACAGAGGCTGTTACAGCTGGAGAACATCTTCTCCTTTCCTACTGCTGACTCCTCTACTTTCCCCAAGAGCCACTGTCAAGAGTTTATCCAACAAATTCAACACCTTCCCCCAG gggtgacagtgtgtgtgatgtctgtGCTTGGAGTAAAACCTGGGGAGACTGGTGACAGCATCATACTGTCACGACTTGAGAAGGGATCAGCCCCTGTCACTGTTCACATCCCTACCTCTAAACAACAG CACCCCATCAGCTGGCTGGTGCAGGAGATAGATAGCATTCAGGTGGAGCAGAAGGCTGTGAGCTGTGTGTCTGAGAAAGCTAAGTGGTGGGAGGGCCGCAGGGCGCTCGACTCTCGAGTTGAG AGACTATtgaaagagatggagggattGCTGGGATGCTGGAGGAGCTTGGTTCTGCCCCTCTCATTGGACCCTGGGCTCTCTAAACAGGCCCAGAACCTTTGCAAGTCCTTGTCTGCAAAGGGAGTGACAGTCAGTGAGGAAAtgttgaag GCTGTACTGTCTGCCTCTCCTGTGCTTTCCCAAGACGACCTTAAGAGATTTGCTCTGGGAGTTTTTCCACAGTGGGACACAGAGTGTGACCAACTTCTCCAAACAGCTGTGTCTCGGCTCGCTGACAGAGACGAGCCCCACGGTCATGTGGTTCTCATCCTGGACAGG TACCTTCAGAAGCTGCCGTGGGAGAGCATCTCCATCCTAAAGTCTCACTCTGTCAGCCGGATGCCGTCTCTGCACTCACTCATTGGACTGAGCCTTCAGAAGGAG ACTGACTCTCAGTCCATCCTGAAGCAAGGTGTGGACACAAGGCAGGTGTTTTATGTGCTGGACCCCGATGCCAATTTAGGAAACTCTCAAGACCGATTTAAGGAGTGGTTCAGCAG TAAACTGGACTGGGACGGTGTGTGTGGAGTGGCTCCTGACTCGGGTCAGCTGGAAGAAGCTGTTGCTACCAAGGATCTGTACAT TTACGTGGGTCACGGTGCAGGTGCACGATTCCTCGACAGCCAGGCAGTCCTGAAACGGCAGATGAGAGTAGCCTCTCTGCTGTTTGGCTGCAGTAGCGCCGCTCTGGCAGTGCGTGGCGATCAGGAGGGACAAGGCATCATCCTCAACTATCTCATTGCAGGCTG ccCCTTTGTTCTGGGAAACTTGTGGGATGTTACAGATCGGGATATTGATCGCTTCACCAAAGCCTTGTTGGAGTCGTGGTTAACTGCTGGGTCTGGAGCTCCCCTCCTGGATTATATGGGCCCGTCACGTCAGGCCACACACCTGAAATACCTCATAGGAGCTGCACCTGTGGTGTATGGCTTACCAGTTCACCTGAAGTAG